One genomic window of Leptolyngbya sp. NIES-3755 includes the following:
- a CDS encoding hypothetical protein (similar to AA sequence:cyanobase_aa:Npun_CR009) → MSTKKFDYRVRIQVAAESPDGILLDCIKNERHQSYSHKEMLLWALRAYWMPIAYQLRREQGEVTLSDAQMKRIAQDAVHQLRQQIAYLQSTFDIDQNSAPEGSVGAMAAHPSQQLLSLLAANRTMGAGNLDQTIAIPTASTADSSSSKAEVTSTDKASDQQQKEQWYDGEDLFDSEI, encoded by the coding sequence ATGTCTACGAAAAAGTTCGATTACCGAGTCAGAATTCAAGTTGCGGCAGAAAGTCCCGATGGAATTTTGCTGGATTGCATTAAAAACGAGCGCCACCAGTCGTACTCGCATAAAGAGATGCTGCTATGGGCATTGCGAGCGTATTGGATGCCGATCGCGTATCAGCTTCGTCGCGAACAAGGAGAAGTGACGCTCTCTGATGCTCAAATGAAGCGGATTGCTCAAGATGCAGTTCACCAACTGCGGCAGCAAATTGCCTATCTTCAGTCAACCTTCGACATTGACCAAAATTCAGCACCAGAAGGATCAGTAGGAGCAATGGCAGCCCATCCCTCTCAACAATTGCTGTCCCTTCTTGCTGCTAATCGAACAATGGGAGCGGGCAACTTAGATCAAACCATTGCAATACCGACAGCATCAACGGCTGATTCAAGCAGTTCAAAAGCGGAGGTAACTTCAACAGATAAAGCATCCGACCAACAACAGAAAGAGCAATGGTACGACGGTGAAGACTTATTTGATTCCGAGATTTAG
- a CDS encoding CopG domain protein DNA-binding domain protein (similar to AA sequence:cyanobase_aa:PCC7424_5368): MDTYRKRVYVIMNQPAHHDPMPRVKGVPADRDEIKERHNVMVSPSAWEGLDTIAKELGYKSRSDLIEAVGRREVKLEKLDER; the protein is encoded by the coding sequence GTGGATACCTACAGAAAGCGTGTGTATGTGATCATGAATCAGCCTGCACATCATGACCCAATGCCCAGAGTCAAAGGCGTTCCCGCCGATCGAGATGAAATTAAAGAACGCCATAACGTGATGGTGAGTCCTTCTGCTTGGGAAGGATTAGACACGATCGCGAAAGAGTTAGGCTACAAGTCCCGCTCGGATTTGATTGAAGCGGTCGGGCGGCGTGAAGTGAAATTGGAAAAATTGGATGAGCGATAA
- a CDS encoding Mo-dependent nitrogenase family protein (similar to AA sequence:cyanobase_aa:LBDG_17990), whose protein sequence is MLHLTLHKFIASLVQSIAQKLDAIEIHSSKVAHFFCRLIPAQCPFERDVQCFGRILFHIPPMCKLNPFYEQLIGLRFKALCYLADVCGEDIAVYC, encoded by the coding sequence ATGTTGCACCTCACTCTCCACAAATTCATTGCTTCCCTCGTTCAATCGATCGCTCAAAAACTCGATGCCATCGAAATTCACAGTTCAAAGGTCGCCCATTTCTTCTGTCGCCTGATTCCAGCTCAATGTCCCTTTGAAAGAGATGTTCAGTGCTTTGGTCGTATTCTATTTCACATTCCCCCAATGTGCAAACTCAACCCGTTCTATGAACAACTCATCGGCTTGCGGTTCAAGGCGCTTTGCTACTTGGCGGATGTGTGCGGAGAAGATATTGCTGTTTACTGTTAA
- a CDS encoding unknown protein (similar to AA sequence:cyanobase_aa:all8032), giving the protein MTASQPDIILTIDTGTSQSKVFWKRWSQGNTELLLMGSEFLEISPDDLIDTGLSGGRPENDAFIELFNGKIYVLGMKAQQMRGKPPAGLSKYEFAAYKALAIIGAIAETANLPEQFTIALSALLPYKEYQDRKAFHDLLSHNLTGFNFRGRRYIVSPLVLEVKPEGAGLAQSRRNDAPQSFNHKNILVTMIGQRDASLLPFKQGTPQSGHGIRLGFEQLIDAIVARASLNLDAKNTGRLTEYIFQAQQNPKLLDRIARMVVTEAEVERKIEQLQDAIAQSRNRYLRDLLDWMKSTLGQDLYEFDEVIISGGTALYFKDELEDFFAQYDLEVSWAMNLQEQIH; this is encoded by the coding sequence ATGACCGCTTCACAGCCAGACATTATTTTGACGATCGACACCGGAACCTCTCAGAGCAAAGTGTTTTGGAAACGCTGGTCGCAGGGCAACACTGAGCTTTTATTGATGGGTTCAGAGTTTCTAGAAATTTCTCCTGATGATCTGATCGACACCGGACTTTCAGGAGGCAGACCAGAGAACGATGCGTTCATCGAGCTTTTCAATGGAAAAATTTACGTTTTGGGCATGAAGGCGCAGCAGATGCGCGGGAAACCACCAGCCGGACTAAGCAAGTACGAATTTGCTGCTTACAAAGCGTTGGCAATCATTGGCGCGATCGCAGAAACCGCAAATTTACCAGAACAATTCACGATCGCGCTTTCGGCTCTGCTGCCCTACAAAGAATATCAAGACCGCAAAGCCTTTCATGATCTCCTGAGTCACAATCTCACTGGCTTCAATTTCCGAGGTCGGCGCTACATTGTTTCGCCGCTGGTTCTAGAAGTGAAACCAGAAGGAGCCGGACTCGCTCAAAGTCGTCGCAACGATGCACCTCAATCGTTCAATCACAAAAACATTCTCGTGACGATGATCGGTCAGCGGGATGCGTCGTTACTGCCGTTTAAGCAAGGCACACCTCAGAGTGGTCACGGCATTCGATTGGGATTCGAGCAATTGATCGATGCGATCGTGGCTCGTGCCTCTCTGAATCTTGATGCGAAAAATACTGGACGATTAACCGAGTATATTTTTCAAGCCCAACAGAACCCAAAACTACTAGATCGGATCGCTCGGATGGTTGTGACTGAAGCCGAAGTCGAGCGCAAAATCGAACAGCTTCAAGACGCGATCGCGCAATCTCGAAATCGATATCTACGCGATTTGTTGGATTGGATGAAATCAACTCTGGGGCAAGATCTCTATGAATTTGACGAAGTGATTATTTCTGGAGGCACAGCACTATATTTCAAAGATGAGTTAGAAGACTTTTTTGCACAGTACGACTTAGAGGTGTCATGGGCGATGAACCTACAAGAGCAAATTCACTGA
- a CDS encoding hypothetical protein (similar to AA sequence:cyanobase_aa:sll1469), with protein sequence MLARPFTIRPMRPEEVAIAIDWAAAEGWNPGLHDADCFSIADSTGFLVGLLENEPIATISAVKYGSSFGFIGFYIVKPNYRNQGFGIQIWNEAIDQLQPRTIGLDGVVAQQQNYQRSGFQLAHRNIRYGGTGGGTVPNDVNLVELSQVPFEQVVKYDRAFFPDDRSVFLHRWITQLGSTALGYWQGNELMGYGVIRACRSGYKIGPLFADQDEIAEVLFLALKAKVANTMWSKACDESVYLDVPETNPAAVHLAEKFGMTPVFETARMYRGEPPVFKSDRWFGVTTFELG encoded by the coding sequence ATGTTAGCCAGACCCTTCACGATTCGACCGATGCGACCGGAAGAAGTTGCGATCGCAATTGACTGGGCAGCCGCAGAAGGCTGGAATCCAGGGTTGCATGATGCCGACTGCTTTTCTATTGCCGATTCAACTGGGTTTTTGGTGGGACTTCTTGAAAATGAACCGATCGCGACCATTTCTGCGGTCAAGTATGGCAGCTCCTTTGGCTTCATTGGCTTCTACATTGTGAAACCGAACTACCGCAATCAAGGGTTTGGAATTCAAATTTGGAATGAAGCTATCGATCAATTGCAACCGAGAACAATTGGGCTAGATGGTGTGGTGGCGCAACAACAGAACTACCAACGCTCAGGTTTTCAACTCGCACATCGCAATATTCGCTATGGCGGCACAGGTGGAGGAACTGTTCCAAACGATGTCAATCTTGTCGAATTATCGCAAGTGCCATTCGAGCAGGTGGTGAAGTACGATCGCGCCTTCTTTCCTGACGATCGCAGTGTATTCTTGCATCGGTGGATCACTCAACTTGGAAGCACTGCGCTCGGTTATTGGCAGGGCAATGAGTTGATGGGTTATGGCGTAATCAGAGCTTGCCGTTCTGGGTATAAGATTGGTCCATTGTTTGCGGATCAGGACGAAATTGCAGAAGTCCTGTTTTTAGCGCTGAAAGCGAAGGTAGCGAACACTATGTGGAGCAAAGCTTGCGATGAATCTGTCTACTTAGATGTACCGGAAACTAACCCAGCCGCCGTTCATTTAGCAGAAAAGTTCGGAATGACACCTGTATTTGAGACCGCACGGATGTACCGGGGAGAACCCCCTGTGTTCAAGAGCGATCGTTGGTTTGGCGTGACTACATTTGAACTCGGCTAA
- a CDS encoding hypothetical protein (similar to AA sequence:cyanobase_aa:AM1_4181), which produces MTFDSNGQSVTTSLTLERPVQELSQEATDEFDTPEFEGEHETLPYLQMLNHQSSERSGFFITQENADAVSFADPAGEWLSHTTTFASGTIVEGYRSLTARFLILRKSPLLMFDREEENFISVFNSQCYNRDTMLLKTRYLVYLVNKQKQLLHHTPLLFTTKSTFCGSFGDSYRNFRREMSQAYTQATGAQKARGERFLALSVFAVQVQPELKGKKLKSWVCSIAHHGQPTAQNWQNFFVGYNKELKDKLLTEFEQWEGFGRIYDEAPSRSPQQHATEPTTSPEYDVDEDFPYMQEF; this is translated from the coding sequence ATGACATTCGATTCCAATGGTCAATCGGTAACGACGAGTCTGACGTTAGAACGTCCCGTACAAGAACTTTCTCAAGAAGCTACTGATGAATTCGATACGCCTGAGTTTGAAGGTGAACATGAGACACTGCCTTATCTGCAAATGCTCAACCACCAAAGCTCTGAGCGATCTGGCTTCTTCATCACGCAAGAGAATGCTGATGCTGTCAGTTTTGCTGACCCTGCTGGAGAGTGGTTATCGCACACGACTACATTTGCAAGCGGAACAATAGTTGAAGGATATCGCAGCTTGACGGCTCGGTTCTTGATTCTACGGAAATCACCGTTGCTGATGTTCGATCGCGAGGAGGAAAACTTTATCAGTGTGTTCAACTCGCAATGCTATAACCGCGATACGATGCTGCTCAAAACTCGCTACTTAGTTTATCTAGTGAACAAGCAGAAACAACTGCTGCATCACACCCCGTTGCTGTTTACAACCAAATCAACATTCTGTGGTTCATTTGGTGACTCTTACCGCAATTTCCGTCGTGAGATGAGCCAAGCCTATACGCAAGCGACTGGAGCGCAGAAAGCACGAGGAGAAAGATTTCTTGCACTGTCAGTTTTTGCTGTACAAGTGCAGCCCGAACTCAAAGGGAAGAAGTTAAAGTCTTGGGTTTGCTCGATCGCACATCACGGACAGCCTACCGCACAGAATTGGCAAAACTTCTTTGTCGGCTATAACAAAGAACTCAAAGACAAACTACTGACCGAGTTCGAGCAGTGGGAGGGTTTTGGTCGTATTTACGATGAAGCTCCATCTCGATCCCCCCAACAGCACGCAACTGAGCCGACAACTTCCCCAGAGTACGACGTTGACGAAGACTTTCCTTATATGCAGGAATTCTAA
- a CDS encoding relaxase/mobilization nuclease family protein (similar to AA sequence:cyanobase_aa:PCC7424_2475), with protein MIGKIVQGKSFRGLLNYLHSKEEARCIGGNMAGETPRELAAEFRVSRELNRRLKKAVCHVSLSLPKHEQLDDSQWLAIAADYVIGMGYEDCQYVVYRHHDQDHDHVHLAISRIRSTNGSTVSDSWEKRRAETLIRSLEQQYQLEPVQPSWEKLETAPTTGEMRRFERTGELPIRVRLQAQIDAAAEGNKLIAQLINQLKAQGISIRLRIAQNQRITGISYSLNGIAFSGSKLGRAYTFPGLQKHKGLHYDHATEFEATCQAADTTAPEPRLDANVVAEFERLAERFGTAIAQPGNGIDRNQAISELSATASSRIGQLPTIFKSAEPESATDEHSFSPDESTSRSSGSDRQQPVRAANPPESRTGVAEERDDRSRTESGSDSSIVPRLQPIVPNFAGAADQPRRQDGTTLSDTDITDRENSASDSEQNSFSSEAISERGSRDVSRNSGDANLLRSAGSSDRLDFASTATPNQSESSSPTGQQQRDSARTSRTGTAANLGKTGHSAAKEISSNEDQQRWQRYSLGVQASNTVKLNAMVARRAFEDGQSPQAIARMLHHSPFVQEMIQKHKSSEKIQNYIRRTVQEACQKEQQHQRKQQKQRSLNLEI; from the coding sequence GTGATTGGCAAAATTGTTCAAGGAAAGAGCTTTCGAGGACTTTTGAATTACTTGCACAGTAAAGAAGAGGCACGGTGTATCGGTGGCAATATGGCGGGAGAAACTCCGCGTGAGTTAGCCGCAGAGTTCCGAGTGTCGAGAGAATTAAATCGGCGGTTGAAAAAAGCGGTTTGCCATGTCTCATTGTCTTTACCCAAACACGAGCAGTTAGACGATTCTCAATGGTTAGCGATCGCAGCAGATTACGTAATTGGAATGGGTTACGAGGACTGTCAATACGTGGTGTATCGCCATCACGATCAAGACCACGATCACGTTCACCTTGCCATTAGCCGGATTCGTTCAACGAATGGTTCAACGGTTAGTGACTCCTGGGAAAAGCGCAGAGCCGAAACGCTGATTCGCTCGCTAGAGCAGCAATATCAGCTAGAACCTGTTCAACCGAGTTGGGAGAAACTCGAAACTGCTCCCACTACTGGAGAAATGCGGCGATTTGAGCGAACCGGAGAACTCCCGATTCGAGTCCGACTGCAAGCTCAGATTGATGCTGCGGCTGAGGGAAATAAGTTGATCGCGCAATTGATCAATCAATTAAAAGCTCAAGGCATCAGCATCCGGCTTCGCATCGCTCAAAACCAACGGATTACAGGCATTAGCTACAGCTTGAATGGCATTGCCTTCAGTGGTAGCAAACTCGGCAGAGCTTATACGTTTCCAGGACTTCAAAAGCACAAAGGACTTCACTATGACCACGCCACAGAATTTGAGGCAACTTGCCAAGCAGCAGACACAACCGCACCAGAGCCAAGACTTGATGCAAACGTTGTTGCAGAGTTTGAGCGACTCGCTGAACGCTTTGGAACTGCGATCGCACAGCCTGGAAACGGAATTGATCGAAACCAAGCAATATCTGAGTTATCTGCAACAGCTTCATCAAGAATTGGTCAACTGCCAACAATTTTTAAATCAGCAGAGCCAGAGTCAGCAACAGACGAACACTCATTTAGCCCAGATGAATCAACATCTCGCTCATCAGGCTCAGATCGACAGCAACCAGTTAGAGCAGCTAACCCGCCTGAGTCAAGAACTGGCGTTGCTGAAGAACGAGACGATCGCAGTAGGACAGAATCAGGGAGTGATTCATCGATCGTTCCACGACTTCAACCAATCGTTCCTAATTTTGCAGGAGCGGCTGACCAACCTCGAAGACAAGACGGGACAACGCTTAGCGACACTGACATAACAGACAGAGAAAATTCAGCAAGCGATTCCGAACAAAACAGCTTTTCCTCTGAAGCTATTTCTGAGCGGGGAAGTCGTGACGTATCGAGGAATTCTGGGGACGCTAACCTTCTCCGGAGTGCTGGTAGCAGCGATCGTCTGGATTTTGCTTCAACTGCTACCCCCAACCAATCAGAATCGAGTTCACCAACTGGTCAACAGCAACGAGATTCGGCTCGAACGTCTCGAACAGGGACAGCAGCAAATCTTGGAAAAACTGGGCATTCAGCCGCAAAAGAAATAAGTTCTAACGAGGATCAGCAACGGTGGCAACGCTATAGCTTAGGGGTTCAAGCCAGCAACACAGTGAAGCTAAATGCAATGGTGGCGAGACGGGCTTTTGAAGATGGGCAATCTCCGCAAGCGATCGCTCGAATGCTGCACCATAGTCCATTTGTGCAAGAAATGATTCAGAAACACAAGAGTTCAGAGAAAATTCAGAATTACATTCGTCGAACCGTTCAAGAGGCTTGCCAGAAAGAACAGCAGCACCAGCGAAAACAGCAGAAGCAACGATCGCTGAATCTGGAAATCTAA
- a CDS encoding SOS-response transcriptional repressor, LexA (similar to AA sequence:cyanobase_aa:LBDG_18040), producing MIVLTPKQQRLADWITAYIHEFSYSPLIREMRIGLSYTSSAPIQSLLDKLEQKGVIIRVEKSARTIRFTEQWLRQQQSNQANPLSLRLPIVGTIAAHSLVEVVSDNEIEWLDFPLFPGSKAPGIEKWFVLRVWGDSMIDALIDHNDFVILKPEPNADTVKNGAIVAARVGTQTTLKYFYRKDGQVILKPANPNYSDTTVPAAAVEIQGVFMGLIRGFCKVDCEW from the coding sequence ATGATTGTACTCACTCCTAAGCAGCAACGCCTTGCAGATTGGATCACGGCTTATATTCATGAGTTTAGCTATAGTCCACTCATCAGGGAAATGAGAATTGGATTAAGCTACACTTCTTCTGCGCCGATACAATCTCTTCTCGACAAGCTAGAGCAAAAGGGAGTCATTATTCGGGTAGAAAAATCAGCGCGAACGATTCGCTTTACGGAACAATGGCTGAGGCAACAACAGAGCAACCAAGCTAATCCATTATCACTACGACTTCCGATCGTTGGCACGATCGCGGCTCACAGTTTGGTTGAAGTTGTCTCTGACAATGAAATTGAATGGCTTGATTTTCCACTATTTCCCGGAAGCAAGGCTCCAGGCATTGAGAAGTGGTTTGTTTTGCGAGTTTGGGGAGACAGCATGATCGATGCTCTAATTGACCACAACGATTTTGTGATTCTCAAGCCGGAGCCGAATGCTGATACGGTTAAGAATGGTGCGATCGTTGCCGCTAGAGTGGGAACACAAACTACGCTAAAGTATTTTTACCGTAAAGATGGACAGGTTATCCTAAAGCCTGCAAACCCAAATTACTCCGATACTACTGTTCCAGCAGCAGCAGTCGAAATCCAAGGCGTTTTCATGGGCTTAATTCGAGGATTTTGTAAGGTTGACTGTGAATGGTAA